Proteins found in one Osmerus mordax isolate fOsmMor3 chromosome 20, fOsmMor3.pri, whole genome shotgun sequence genomic segment:
- the LOC136964588 gene encoding uncharacterized protein gives MQDRAEVTVYDNFQLKDQWEKRAKLLSDKENQEKERKEKSAINGLFKQWQYRMAVRTGTVAVSEKKVKGSDMSDFRKYVVKASGEEVDMALLEAKFKVKPPPKKPAAPPPSPPPKKKPPPPPRKERPPKPVEKKPEPPKKPVLKPVEKPPQPIKDNLSRWGESWKMLKSPLRQQRSVESKPESVAPRQTNDKTYKSQGYNFDKQWGSEAEWKESWKQLKNHSDEVSMENMSFFEIISQGKWWRTYEEIETFSLPVWAGTWKTVNFKLGQTPEDWDQKWPQYKREPSDKLLKAQFMEDTVSLPGWEDCWKTAKPDVKQETEKTKLQIPNVFLPGWNDSWKTCDMGVKHNDQAPPSMRDWRDSWNYCQEHKWCSASMDSRYRHYAMMMAKRRLTNELRGGLLDEEIPSEWMESWKSPQCQSQTEESDESGAVSEQDMSDVPLHLQFHKINTPFPSWNESWKVSSAPTAGDDEQQSSTDWKDSWKISNPNMSSDSQSHGDVVFLSREHKTHRYMGVEHAEDAMGQDEWSECWKTTKPEPQQEHEEENAPDRNDDLSKHSPVVIDIPLYDWTESWRLSTPFKPCNSNSLARWKESWRLSNLNHAEQLDQGVESRFYRQNGPKHHQHLCEVELPQAEWSNSWKYLKSDTLDPNMSREDSEEWGQSWRVLNPQLYLKKEAWCDQATPEPFADLRLQFTFLSREDRMVLKPEFSPSEWSESWRFLKQEADTRSK, from the exons ATGCAGGACAGGGCAGAGGTGACCGTGTATGACAACTTCCAGCTCAAAGACCAGTGGGAGAAGAGAGCCAAGCTGTTAAGTGACAAAGAAAatcaggagaaggaaaggaaggaaaaaaGTGCCATTAATGG GCTTTTTAAGCAGTGGCAGTATCGCATGGCAGTCAGGACGGGCACGGTTGCTGTGTCCGAAAAGAAAGTAAAGGGAAGTGACATGTCTGACTTTAGGAAGTATGTGGTGAAAGCGTCTGGAGAAGAAGTGGATATGGCTCTTTTGGAAGCCAAATTTAAGGTGAAACCTCCTCCAAAGAAGCCTGccgccccccctccatccccaccgcCGAAGAAgaaaccacccccaccaccaaggAAGGAGAGGCCCCCAAAACCAGTGGAAAAGAAGCCAGAGCCGCCCAAAAAGCCGGTCCTGAAACCAGTCGAGAAGCCTCCTCAACCAATCAAAGACAATCTCTCTCGCTGGGGTGAGTCATGGAAGATGCTCAAATCTCCCCTTCGCCAGCAGAGGAGTGTGGAATCGAAGCCAGAATCCGTGGCACCCCGACAAACGAATGACAAAACATACAAGTCCCAGGGGTACAACTTTGACAAGCAGTGGGGATCCGAAGCGGAATGGAAAGAGTCATGGAAGCAGTTGAAAAACCATTCGGATGAGGTTTCAATGGAAAACATGTCCTTCTTTGAGATAATATCACAGGGGAAGTGGTGGAGGACCTACGAGGAGATTGAAACCTTTTCTCTTCCTGTTTGGGCTGGCACCTGGAAGACGGTCAACTTTAAACTGGGTCAGACTCCTGAGGACTGGGATCAGAAATGGCCCCAATATAAACGTGAACCGAGCGATAAACTTCTGAAGGCTCAGTTTATGGAAGACACTGTCAGCCTACCTGGATGGGAGGACTGTTGGAAGACCGCAAAGCCTGATGTCAAACAAGAAACGGAGAAGACAAAATTACAAATCCCCAATGTCTTCTTACCAGGTTGGAATGATTCTTGGAAGACCTGCGATATGGGTGTCAAACACAATGATCAGGCACCACCAAGTATGAGGGACTGGCGAGACTCCTGGAACTACTGCCAAGAGCACAAGTGGTGCTCGGCATCCATGGATTCCCGCTATCGTCATTATGCCATGATGATGGCAAAGCGCAGACTGACCAATGAGCTACGGGGCGGTCTGCTTGACGAGGAAATCCCCTCTGAGTGGATGGAATCCTGGAAATCCCCTCAATGTCAGTCTCAGACAGAAGAATCAGATGAATCAGGAGCCGTTTCTGAGCAGGACATGTCAGATGTACCACTGCATCTCCAGTTCCACAAGATAAATACGCCTTTCCCATCCTGGAATGAGTCATGGAAGGTTTCTTCCGCACCTACAGCAGGTGACGATGAACAGCAGTCCTCCACAGATTGGAAGGACTCCTGGAAAATATCCAATCCTAATATGAGCTCCGATTCACAGAGCCATGGAGATGTCGTGTTTTTGTCTAGAGAGCATAAGACCCACAGATACATGGGTGTCGAGCACGCGGAAGACGCAATGGGCCAGGATGAGTGGTCAGAGTGCTGGAAAACGACCAAGCCTGAACCACAGCAGGAGCACGAAGAAGAGAACGCGCCTGACAGAAACGACGACCTCTCTAAACATTCACCCGTGGTGATAGACATCCCTCTGTATGACTGGACAGAGTCATGGAGGCTCTCTACTCCCTTCAAGCCTTGTAACTCAAATTCACTGGCCAGGTGGAAAGAATCATGGCGGCTCTCTAATCTGAACCACGCCGAGCAGCTCGACCAAGGCGTTGAGTCTCGCTTTTACAGACAAAATGGCCCCAAACATCACCAGCACCTGTGTGAGGTGGAGCTGCCTCAGGCAGAGTGGAGCAACTCCTGGAAGTACCTCAAGTCGGACACTCTGGACCCGAACATGAGCAGGGAGGACAGCGAGGAGTGGGGCCAGAGCTGGAGGGTTCTCAACCCCCAACTCtacctgaagaaggaggcctggTGTGACCAGGCAACGCCTGAACCCTTCGCTGATCTACGTCTGCAGTTTACGTTCTTGTCGAGGGAAGACCGAATGGTGCTGAAGCCTGAATTTAGTCCGTCAGAGTGGTCCGAGTCCTGGAGGTTCCTGAAGCAAGAAGCAGACACAAGATCTAAGTGA